A part of Paenarthrobacter sp. A20 genomic DNA contains:
- a CDS encoding cyclase family protein: MSVLAGLTAALSSGSVEIIDLTTPLSSETPILTLPQPFANTVGLSVSPVSNFDDAGPAWAWNDVTVGEHAGTHLDAPVHWITGKDGKSVDQIEPQRLVGPVVVIDKTAEVAADPDFLLEPEHFEQWQQEHGQLPGNCWIIFRTGWAARGTDAAAFVNADDAGPHTPGVSAAGAKWLAGNASISGFGVETVGIDAGQAGGLDPMFPVHSFLLGADKYGVTSLRNVDRLPTTGATLVVAPLPIVGGTGSPSRVYALVEKSAAETA, translated from the coding sequence ATGTCTGTTCTGGCCGGGCTCACTGCAGCCCTTTCGAGCGGTTCGGTGGAGATCATCGACCTCACCACTCCCCTGAGTTCCGAAACCCCCATCCTGACCCTGCCGCAGCCGTTCGCGAACACGGTGGGATTGTCCGTCTCACCGGTGAGCAATTTCGACGACGCCGGACCGGCCTGGGCGTGGAACGACGTCACCGTGGGCGAACATGCCGGGACACACCTGGACGCTCCGGTGCACTGGATCACGGGCAAGGACGGCAAGTCCGTGGACCAGATCGAGCCACAGCGCCTGGTTGGTCCCGTTGTCGTGATCGACAAGACAGCAGAAGTTGCCGCGGACCCGGATTTCCTGCTCGAACCGGAGCACTTCGAACAATGGCAGCAGGAACACGGCCAGCTCCCCGGGAACTGCTGGATCATCTTCCGGACCGGTTGGGCGGCCCGCGGCACTGACGCCGCGGCTTTCGTCAACGCGGACGACGCCGGACCCCACACACCGGGGGTCTCCGCGGCAGGTGCCAAGTGGCTCGCCGGCAACGCCTCGATCAGCGGTTTCGGTGTTGAAACCGTGGGCATCGACGCCGGCCAGGCGGGCGGCTTGGACCCGATGTTCCCCGTCCACTCATTCCTCCTCGGGGCGGACAAGTACGGCGTCACCTCGCTGCGGAACGTGGACCGGCTTCCCACCACGGGCGCCACGCTGGTGGTTGCTCCCTTGCCGATCGTCGGCGGCACGGGCAGCCCGAGCCGCGTGTACGCGCTGGTGGAGAAGTCCGCGGCGGAAACAGCATGA
- a CDS encoding NAD(P)/FAD-dependent oxidoreductase produces MDDSVDVVIIGSGINSLVAAAELALDGKRVCIIERADRLGGFIHSSERTLPGFVHDSFSSWHPLFVSGGAYSALGKELHARGLEYCNTTTEVTASVGADPATGAQRVVIAHRDPAQTAASLKIPGDQEAYLAMLDDLGRNSGTVFGAFGAELRSFGEVAKIAFGAVRRGRFSGTEAFVRDSVMSGRNYVRSRFDGWEADQLWSPWLLHAGLGPDQATGGVMLPVMAMSMHSFGLPVVKGGASKFVAAFESLLRDNGVRILLGAEAEEILVSGTTVTGVRTSQGSLSAGTVLANVSPQALYGHLLSQPPAGPAAAAKRYQNGRGAMQIHLALDKPVEWLDPRLNRVPLVHISNGSDSTGIACAQAEAGLLPSEPTVVVGQQYVLDPSRAPEGKATLWLQLQEVPFSPVGDAAGELTVQEGWTEELKQGYLDRVLARLEQFAPGTRATVLASDIIAPTDLAAANPNAVNGDPYGGSAELFQNLLWRPFPEAAGHRTAIQGLWHIGASTHPGPGLSGGSGHLVAQKLTAQPSRFSRFQAALKPSKR; encoded by the coding sequence ATGGACGATTCCGTTGACGTCGTGATCATTGGCTCGGGCATCAATTCCCTGGTAGCGGCAGCCGAGCTGGCACTGGACGGGAAGCGGGTGTGCATCATCGAGCGTGCGGACCGGCTGGGAGGTTTCATCCACTCCTCGGAGCGGACCCTGCCGGGCTTTGTCCACGACTCCTTCTCTTCCTGGCATCCTCTGTTCGTGTCAGGCGGTGCGTACTCGGCGCTGGGCAAGGAGCTTCATGCCAGGGGGCTGGAATACTGCAACACCACCACCGAGGTGACGGCGAGCGTTGGTGCTGATCCGGCCACGGGAGCCCAACGCGTGGTCATCGCGCACCGGGACCCGGCCCAAACAGCCGCCTCGTTGAAGATTCCTGGCGACCAAGAGGCCTATCTGGCCATGCTTGACGATCTGGGCCGGAACTCCGGCACGGTTTTCGGGGCGTTCGGGGCAGAACTTCGATCGTTTGGGGAGGTCGCGAAAATTGCCTTCGGGGCCGTCCGACGAGGGCGTTTCTCCGGGACAGAGGCTTTTGTCCGTGACTCGGTGATGAGCGGACGGAACTACGTGCGGAGCCGCTTCGATGGCTGGGAAGCTGACCAGCTCTGGTCCCCTTGGCTCTTGCATGCAGGGCTGGGCCCTGACCAGGCGACAGGCGGGGTGATGTTGCCTGTGATGGCCATGAGCATGCACAGCTTCGGGCTCCCGGTGGTGAAGGGCGGGGCGTCGAAGTTCGTGGCTGCCTTTGAGTCTCTGCTGCGGGACAACGGGGTGCGGATCCTGCTGGGCGCTGAAGCGGAGGAGATCCTGGTTTCGGGCACAACTGTCACGGGCGTCCGGACCTCGCAGGGCAGTCTTTCAGCAGGCACCGTGCTTGCCAACGTCTCGCCCCAAGCACTCTACGGACACCTTCTCAGCCAGCCGCCGGCCGGACCCGCCGCGGCTGCCAAACGCTACCAGAACGGCCGTGGTGCGATGCAGATCCACCTCGCCTTGGATAAGCCCGTGGAGTGGCTCGATCCCCGACTCAACCGGGTTCCGCTGGTTCACATCAGCAACGGGTCGGACAGCACAGGCATTGCGTGCGCCCAGGCCGAGGCCGGCCTGCTGCCCAGCGAGCCCACGGTGGTGGTCGGCCAGCAATACGTGCTGGATCCGTCCCGCGCTCCAGAGGGCAAGGCCACGCTATGGCTGCAGCTGCAGGAAGTTCCGTTCTCTCCCGTGGGCGATGCGGCCGGCGAACTGACAGTGCAGGAAGGCTGGACCGAGGAGCTGAAACAAGGCTATCTGGATCGGGTCCTCGCCCGGCTGGAGCAGTTCGCCCCTGGCACCCGGGCTACAGTCCTGGCCTCGGACATCATCGCTCCCACGGACTTGGCCGCCGCCAATCCCAATGCCGTCAACGGCGACCCCTACGGAGGCTCCGCGGAGCTGTTCCAGAACCTGCTCTGGCGGCCCTTCCCGGAGGCCGCGGGGCACCGGACTGCCATCCAGGGGCTCTGGCATATCGGCGCCTCAACCCACCCCGGCCCCGGACTGTCAGGCGGTTCCGGGCACCTGGTGGCCCAAAAACTGACCGCGCAACCCTCACGATTTTCCCGTTTTCAAGCAGCACTGAAACCAAGCAAGCGATAG
- a CDS encoding flavin reductase yields the protein MRKIAIVGAGESGAQLALGLQRDGYAVTLLSDRSAAQIRTGKVMSSQCMFSTALDAEAQLGTALTEFYGSGSVPEIGTIRLRVEADEPIEWQAPLDGPARSIDQRIKSALWIETFVSNGGDFRIEKVTPRMLEELTHDHELVIVSTGKGEIGQIFPRDKAKSPFDRPQRVLALNYVKPDGGAAAGPATGTSPDSNPSGGDAIRMSMAPGVGEFFTFPGLTVSGPCRMMVFEGVVGGPMDRWTDVGTPEEQLKRSLEILREHFPHEAANFVDAELTDDGATLLGRITPTVRSAVGELGNGTLVFGLGDAVVLNDPLTGQGSNNATLAAKYYLDSIVRRGEQPFDRAWMERTFDEFWRGWGQWAVEWTNDLLKPRRDHQKTLLREAAEHPALAASIVGGFDDPRTSYPWWFDPTAAADFMQARKEDDTAAFDLRDFRGALGQFATGVTVVTTVAADGRKVGMTANSFTSVSMEPPLVLWCPSKRSPSLGDFEDATHFAINILASDQHVLSRQFATPATDKFAGTETTEGIAGVPLLDGAVATFQCRTVSRHDAGDHVIYVGEVESYNYDGGAPLVFHGGKYHATASHPDF from the coding sequence ATGCGAAAGATAGCAATCGTGGGGGCCGGCGAATCCGGTGCCCAGCTGGCGTTGGGCCTGCAACGGGACGGCTACGCGGTAACGCTGTTGTCCGACCGCTCCGCGGCCCAGATCCGCACCGGCAAGGTCATGTCCAGCCAGTGCATGTTCTCCACAGCCCTCGACGCCGAAGCCCAATTGGGGACAGCGCTCACGGAATTCTACGGGTCCGGATCAGTACCGGAGATCGGCACCATCCGGTTGCGCGTGGAAGCCGACGAACCCATCGAATGGCAGGCTCCCTTGGACGGGCCCGCCCGTTCCATCGACCAGCGGATCAAGAGTGCCCTCTGGATCGAGACGTTCGTGTCCAACGGCGGCGACTTCCGGATCGAGAAGGTCACCCCGCGCATGCTCGAAGAACTCACCCACGACCATGAACTGGTCATCGTCAGCACGGGTAAGGGCGAAATCGGGCAAATCTTCCCGCGGGACAAGGCAAAGTCTCCCTTCGACCGGCCGCAGCGGGTCTTGGCACTGAACTACGTCAAGCCCGACGGCGGCGCTGCCGCCGGACCGGCGACCGGCACGTCACCCGACAGCAACCCCAGTGGCGGCGACGCCATCCGCATGTCCATGGCACCCGGCGTCGGCGAGTTCTTTACGTTCCCGGGCCTGACCGTCTCCGGCCCGTGCCGCATGATGGTGTTCGAAGGCGTGGTGGGCGGCCCCATGGACCGTTGGACCGACGTCGGAACCCCTGAAGAGCAGCTCAAGCGTTCGCTGGAGATCCTGCGCGAGCATTTCCCCCACGAAGCAGCGAACTTTGTCGACGCAGAACTGACAGACGACGGCGCCACGCTCCTGGGGCGCATCACCCCCACGGTGAGGTCCGCCGTCGGGGAACTCGGCAACGGGACCCTGGTGTTCGGCCTGGGCGATGCCGTGGTCCTCAACGATCCCCTTACCGGACAGGGTTCCAACAACGCGACGCTGGCTGCCAAGTATTACCTTGATTCGATCGTTCGCCGTGGCGAGCAGCCTTTTGACCGTGCCTGGATGGAGCGGACCTTCGACGAGTTCTGGCGGGGTTGGGGTCAGTGGGCGGTTGAATGGACCAACGATCTCCTCAAGCCGCGCAGGGACCACCAGAAGACACTGCTGCGCGAGGCTGCGGAGCATCCGGCTTTGGCAGCAAGCATTGTGGGCGGGTTCGATGATCCGCGGACGTCGTACCCTTGGTGGTTCGACCCCACTGCTGCGGCGGACTTCATGCAGGCCCGCAAAGAAGACGACACCGCGGCTTTCGACCTCCGGGACTTCAGGGGCGCGTTGGGCCAGTTCGCCACGGGCGTTACCGTGGTGACCACTGTTGCCGCCGACGGCCGAAAGGTGGGCATGACCGCGAACTCGTTCACGTCCGTCTCCATGGAACCGCCGCTGGTGCTGTGGTGCCCCAGCAAACGGTCCCCCAGCCTGGGTGACTTCGAGGACGCCACGCACTTCGCCATCAACATCCTGGCCAGCGACCAGCACGTCTTGTCCCGCCAGTTCGCAACGCCGGCAACGGACAAATTCGCCGGGACGGAGACTACCGAGGGCATCGCCGGCGTCCCGTTGTTGGACGGCGCCGTGGCCACTTTCCAGTGCCGCACGGTCTCCCGGCATGACGCCGGCGACCACGTCATCTACGTGGGTGAAGTGGAGAGTTACAACTACGACGGCGGCGCTCCCCTGGTATTCCACGGCGGCAAATACCACGCAACCGCCAGCCACCCGGACTTCTAA
- a CDS encoding styrene monooxygenase/indole monooxygenase family protein, whose amino-acid sequence MTQRHITIVGAGQSGLQLGIGLLDAGFQVTTISNRTPEEIREGKVASSQCIFHNALEHERALGLDFWPDAPTVDGISFTIPHPELPGEKAISWASRLDHHAKSIDQRVKFPRFMEEFTARGGELVFEDAGVAELEKYTQNSDLVIVAAGKGEIAQLFTRDAERSTYDAPQRALALTYVKGLKPREDYSAVSFNLIPGVGEYFVFPALTTTGPCEIMVFEGVPGGPMDSWKGLTPEEHLENSKNILKTFLPWEAERATDVELTDANGVLQGRFAPTVRHPIATLPSGRQVLGLADVVVLNDPITGQGSNNASKCAASYLDSIIQHGGVFDASFMQATFERYWDYAQHVAHWTNALLAPPPPHVLELLGAANSEPDIAHRFANGFNHPPEFQEWFMYPDKAADYLASLSAAKVS is encoded by the coding sequence ATGACGCAACGCCACATCACCATCGTCGGGGCCGGCCAGTCCGGGCTGCAGCTGGGCATCGGCCTGCTGGACGCCGGATTCCAGGTAACCACTATCTCCAACCGCACGCCGGAAGAAATCCGTGAAGGCAAAGTTGCCTCCAGCCAGTGCATCTTCCACAACGCGCTGGAGCACGAGCGCGCACTGGGGTTGGACTTCTGGCCTGACGCCCCCACTGTGGACGGCATCTCGTTCACCATCCCCCACCCCGAATTGCCGGGCGAAAAGGCCATCAGCTGGGCATCCCGTTTGGACCACCACGCCAAGTCGATCGACCAGCGCGTTAAGTTCCCGCGGTTCATGGAGGAGTTCACGGCGCGCGGCGGCGAGCTGGTCTTCGAGGACGCCGGGGTAGCCGAACTGGAAAAGTACACGCAGAACTCGGACCTGGTGATTGTGGCTGCGGGCAAGGGTGAGATCGCGCAACTCTTCACCCGCGACGCCGAACGCAGCACTTACGACGCCCCGCAACGCGCCCTGGCTTTGACCTACGTGAAGGGCCTCAAGCCTCGCGAAGACTACTCGGCGGTCTCCTTCAACCTCATCCCCGGCGTTGGCGAATACTTCGTTTTCCCAGCGCTCACCACCACCGGACCGTGCGAAATCATGGTCTTCGAGGGCGTACCCGGCGGCCCAATGGACTCGTGGAAGGGTCTCACGCCCGAGGAGCACCTGGAGAATTCCAAGAACATCCTGAAGACCTTCCTGCCATGGGAAGCCGAGCGCGCCACGGACGTGGAACTGACCGATGCCAACGGCGTCCTCCAAGGCAGGTTCGCGCCGACCGTCCGCCACCCGATTGCCACGCTGCCGAGCGGCCGGCAGGTGCTGGGCCTGGCCGACGTCGTGGTCTTGAACGATCCCATCACCGGACAGGGGTCCAACAACGCAAGCAAGTGCGCGGCGTCGTATCTGGACAGCATCATCCAGCACGGCGGTGTTTTCGATGCAAGCTTCATGCAGGCGACGTTCGAGCGCTATTGGGATTACGCGCAGCACGTTGCACACTGGACGAATGCCCTCCTGGCCCCGCCGCCGCCCCACGTCCTTGAACTCCTGGGCGCCGCGAACAGCGAGCCGGACATCGCGCACCGCTTTGCCAACGGCTTCAACCATCCACCGGAATTCCAGGAATGGTTCATGTACCCGGACAAGGCCGCCGACTATCTTGCGAGCCTTTCTGCCGCCAAGGTTTCGTAG
- a CDS encoding SDR family oxidoreductase produces MSALEGRTAIVTGGATKVGQGVVTALRDAGATVVVADIDPDGESLAAGLGEGIHYSHTDITDDAAVNALVGQTVTQHGGLDILVNLACTYKDDGASSGRADWLEALNVNLVSAVMAANAARPHLEASGHGAIINFTSISSSIAQTGRWLYPASKAALVQITRSMAVDFAADGIRVNSVSPGWVWSNIMDTLSNGSLERTDAVAAPFHALKRVGRPHEVGDVVAFLASDQASFVTGADWAVDGGYSALGPERAEETIPLLAAN; encoded by the coding sequence ATGTCAGCACTCGAAGGCAGGACAGCAATCGTCACTGGCGGGGCCACCAAGGTGGGCCAAGGCGTGGTGACCGCGCTGCGGGACGCCGGAGCCACGGTGGTGGTGGCGGACATAGACCCCGACGGCGAATCACTGGCCGCCGGGTTGGGCGAAGGAATCCACTACTCCCACACAGACATCACCGACGATGCCGCAGTGAACGCACTCGTGGGCCAGACCGTAACCCAGCATGGCGGCCTGGACATCCTGGTCAATCTCGCTTGCACCTACAAGGACGACGGCGCATCCTCCGGTAGGGCGGACTGGCTCGAAGCCCTCAACGTCAACCTGGTGAGCGCCGTAATGGCGGCCAACGCGGCCCGCCCCCACCTCGAGGCCTCGGGGCACGGAGCCATCATCAACTTCACCTCGATCTCCAGCTCGATCGCCCAAACCGGCCGCTGGTTATACCCGGCCAGCAAGGCTGCCCTGGTCCAGATCACGCGCAGCATGGCCGTGGACTTCGCCGCGGACGGCATCCGGGTCAATTCCGTGAGCCCGGGCTGGGTGTGGAGCAACATCATGGACACCCTCAGCAACGGAAGCCTCGAAAGGACCGACGCCGTCGCGGCCCCTTTCCACGCCCTCAAGCGCGTAGGCCGGCCACACGAGGTGGGTGACGTCGTCGCGTTCCTGGCGAGCGACCAAGCCAGCTTCGTCACCGGAGCAGATTGGGCGGTCGACGGCGGCTACTCCGCCTTGGGTCCGGAACGCGCCGAAGAAACCATTCCGCTGCTGGCCGCCAACTGA